The Nerophis ophidion isolate RoL-2023_Sa linkage group LG24, RoL_Noph_v1.0, whole genome shotgun sequence genome includes a region encoding these proteins:
- the gabrg1 gene encoding gamma-aminobutyric acid receptor subunit gamma-1 — protein MGPLFATRAPWVLLAVLGCCVALGPGKPEEEDYEDVPINKTWVLSPKVYESDVTMILNKLLQGYDNKLRPDIGVRPTVIETAVYINSIGPVDPINMEYTIDIFFAQTWYDSRLKFNSSMKLLMLNSNMVGKIWIPDTFFRNSRKSDAHWITTPNRLLRLWSNGRVMYTLRLTINAECYLKLHNFPMDEHSCPLEFSSYGYPRTEILYRWQRRAVEVADQRYWRLYQFAFVGMRNTSDVAHTQSGEYVVMTIFFDLSRRMGYFTIQTYIPCSMIVVLSWVSFWINKDAVPARTSLGITTVLTMTTLSTISRKSLPKVSYVTAMDLFVSVCFIFTFAALMEYGTLHYFTSNRQTKKTKANNQTQHNTSSMVSLHGGTSLLQMNNIMRYHQEDEHAYECLDGKDCAGFFCCFDDCRSGAWRENRMHVRVSKIDSYSRIFFPTAFGLFNVVYWIGYLYL, from the exons ATGGGGCCGCTGTTCGCCACGCGTGCTCCGTGGGTGCTGCTGGCGGTGCTGGGATGCTG TGTGGCGCTTGGGCCTGGGAAACCGGAAGAAGAGGATTATGAAGATGTGCCCATAAATAAGACCTGGGTCTTGTCTCCCAAGGTCTATGAAAGTGATGTGACCATGATACTCAATAAACTTCTACAAGGTTACGACAACAAGCTACGACCTGACATTGGTG TGAGGCCGACAGTGATCGAAACAGCCGTGTACATCAACAGCATTGGACCGGTGGACCCCATAAACATG GAATACACGATCGATATATTCTTTGCCCAGACATGGTATGACAGCAGACTGAAGTTCAACAGCTCAATGAAACTACTCATGCTCAACAGTAACATGGTAGGCAAAATCTGGATTCCCGACACATTCTTCCGGAATTCCAGGAAATCCGACGCACACTGGATCACCACGCCCAACCGTCTACTGAGGCTGTGGAGCAATGGGAGGGTGATGTACACTCTGAG GTTGACTATTAATGCGGAGTGTTACCTTAAGCTGCATAACTTTCCAATGGATGAGCACTCGTGTCCACTGGAGTTTTCAAGCT ACGGTTACCCTCGGACTGAAATCTTGTATCGATGGCAAAGACGAGCGGTGGAAGTGGCCGACCAGCGTTATTGGAGACTCTACCAGTTTGCCTTTGTAGGGATGAGAAACACCTCGGATGTGGCGCACACCCAGTCAG GGGAATATGTCGTCATGACTATCTTTTTTGACTTGAGTCGGAGAATGGGTTACTTCACCATCCAGACCTACATACCTTGCAGTATGATTGTGGTCCTGTCCTGGGTCTCCTTCTGGATCAACAAGGATGCGGTCCCTGCTCGCACATCTCtag GCATCACCACCGTCCTCACCATGACAACTCTGAGCACCATCTCCAGGAAGTCCCTGCCCAAGGTGTCCTACGTCACCGCCATGGACTTGTTTGTCTCCGTCTGTTTCATCTTCACCTTTGCCGCCTTGATGGAGTACGGAACCCTGCATTACTTCACCAGCAACAGGCAGACCAAGAAGACTAAAGCCAACAACCAAACGCAG CACAACACCAGCAGCATGGTGAGTCTCCACGGGGGAACGTCGCTGCTGCAGATGAACAACATCATGCGCTACCACCAGGAGGACGAGCACGCCTACGAGTGTTTGGACGGCAAAGACTGCGCCGGCTTCTTCTGCTGCTTCGACGACTGCCGCTCAGGTGCCTGGCGGGAGAACCGCATGCATGTGCGCGTGTCCAAGATCGACTCCTACTCCAGAATATTCTTCCCCACCGCCTTCGGCCTTTTCAACGTGGTTTACTGGATAGGTTATCTGTACCTGTGA